In one Niallia taxi genomic region, the following are encoded:
- a CDS encoding glycosyl hydrolase family 18 protein, which translates to MAEITFQAPKRPNKYKVLLGLALAVLLVVTSVFFIFYPFASSKTAEYFKGENPIILDGKQAGNAITVNETVYLPLSFWQENIDESITYDSQSNSVIATTKDKVIQFPSESVSYFVNDETVDLQFSPIKDENGEVYVAVEPLIEFYPYQFTQLGADTNAVLLEKDGTEKTAATFSSKQVRDDFARLRTEPTLFSAYTGEIEQKEAVTIEKEEGDYYFVRKNNGVAGYIKKDLFTTGDTITVKANVEEKTPALKKIDGPVNLTWEAVYSKNPDTADIPKMDGVNVVSPTWFKLSGNKGNVSNLGSAEYVKWAHKQGYQVWGLFSNDFDPEKTHDVFKNFETRQKVIRQLLVYSEMYNLDGINIDIENVNEEDGEYVTQFVREATPYFHEAGLTVSMDITFIAGGNYSAFFERDHLSEIVDYLVVMAYDEHWATSPTAGSVASLPWVEENLKTLLEQVPNEKLVLGVPLYARLWEEKENGDISSESLSMEKVQEWLDKYKVKPTYDEESGQNYGEYYDSKSKSTYRIWLEDELSLSKRAKLVEDYDLAGIASWSRYFADQSAWVAMNLEEDSEQ; encoded by the coding sequence ATGGCAGAAATAACTTTTCAAGCGCCAAAAAGGCCAAACAAGTATAAAGTTTTGCTTGGACTAGCATTGGCTGTTCTATTGGTAGTGACAAGCGTCTTCTTTATATTCTATCCATTTGCAAGCTCTAAGACTGCAGAATACTTTAAAGGGGAGAACCCGATTATATTGGATGGTAAACAGGCTGGTAATGCAATAACGGTCAATGAGACTGTTTACTTGCCATTAAGCTTCTGGCAGGAAAATATAGATGAAAGCATCACTTATGATTCACAAAGCAATTCAGTAATTGCGACAACTAAGGATAAAGTGATTCAGTTTCCATCAGAATCTGTTTCCTATTTTGTAAATGATGAAACAGTGGATCTGCAATTTTCCCCGATAAAGGATGAGAATGGCGAGGTATATGTGGCAGTCGAACCGTTAATCGAGTTTTATCCGTATCAATTTACACAACTAGGTGCTGACACAAATGCAGTTTTATTGGAAAAGGACGGCACGGAAAAAACGGCAGCAACTTTCAGCTCCAAGCAAGTGAGAGATGATTTTGCGAGACTGCGTACAGAACCGACGCTTTTTTCTGCTTATACTGGTGAAATCGAGCAAAAAGAAGCTGTCACAATCGAGAAGGAAGAGGGCGACTATTATTTTGTCCGCAAGAACAATGGTGTTGCCGGTTATATTAAAAAAGACCTTTTTACAACAGGAGATACGATAACTGTTAAAGCGAATGTAGAAGAAAAAACACCTGCTCTAAAAAAAATAGACGGTCCAGTTAATCTAACATGGGAAGCTGTTTACTCTAAGAATCCAGACACTGCAGACATACCTAAGATGGATGGGGTTAATGTAGTTTCACCGACATGGTTTAAGCTGTCTGGCAACAAAGGAAATGTCAGCAATCTCGGCTCTGCGGAATATGTAAAATGGGCTCATAAACAGGGCTATCAAGTATGGGGACTATTCTCCAATGACTTTGACCCAGAAAAGACGCATGATGTTTTTAAAAACTTCGAGACTAGACAAAAAGTAATCAGGCAGCTTCTTGTGTACAGTGAAATGTACAATCTTGACGGCATCAATATTGATATTGAAAATGTGAATGAAGAAGACGGCGAATATGTTACTCAGTTCGTAAGAGAAGCAACGCCTTACTTCCATGAAGCAGGCTTAACAGTATCTATGGACATCACCTTCATTGCCGGTGGAAACTATTCTGCCTTTTTTGAAAGAGACCATCTTTCAGAGATTGTCGACTATTTAGTTGTCATGGCATATGATGAGCATTGGGCAACATCACCAACAGCAGGCAGTGTTGCAAGCTTGCCATGGGTGGAAGAAAACTTAAAAACATTGCTGGAGCAAGTGCCAAATGAAAAGCTTGTTTTAGGTGTTCCACTATATGCAAGGCTTTGGGAGGAAAAAGAAAATGGCGACATATCATCTGAAAGCCTCTCTATGGAAAAAGTACAGGAATGGCTTGATAAATATAAGGTGAAACCAACCTATGATGAAGAAAGCGGCCAAAACTATGGTGAGTACTATGATTCTAAATCAAAATCAACCTATAGAATTTGGCTTGAGGATGAATTATCCTTATCCAAGCGTGCCAAGCTTGTAGAAGATTATGATTTGGCAGGCATTGCAAGCTGGTCCCGCTATTTTGCAGATCAGTCTGCGTGGGTGGCTATGAATTTGGAAGAAGATAGTGAACAATAG
- a CDS encoding MBL fold metallo-hydrolase, with product MITVNPLGTGGAFTKYYHNNYIMELGDRRLLVDAGTTLRSSLPAAGYNYPDITDIVITHLHADHVGGLEEFAQRCMYLHQYKPHLWIREELSKGLNNTLESGLCTDGLSLSDYFHVHYVKDRFHLGSHYEVELLPTDNLHAKNMLSMGLKLYDKQENINIIYTSDIGKHEEAAFDTHMDENTKALFHDISFIKTPVHSYIEDVIAYYTGKIELQAIYGMHYADDIDITKTEDQYGIQIVRTNQPIVFKK from the coding sequence ATGATTACAGTAAATCCGTTAGGTACAGGCGGTGCCTTCACAAAGTATTATCATAACAACTATATTATGGAGCTTGGGGACAGAAGGCTACTAGTCGATGCAGGGACAACTTTGCGCTCCAGCCTTCCTGCTGCTGGATATAATTATCCAGATATAACAGATATCGTTATAACCCATTTGCATGCAGACCATGTTGGGGGCTTAGAGGAATTTGCCCAACGCTGTATGTATCTGCATCAATATAAACCGCATCTTTGGATAAGGGAAGAGCTTTCTAAAGGGTTGAACAACACTTTAGAAAGTGGCTTATGTACAGATGGGTTAAGCTTGAGCGATTATTTTCATGTTCATTATGTGAAGGATCGCTTTCATTTAGGAAGTCATTATGAGGTCGAGCTTTTGCCAACAGATAATTTGCATGCAAAGAATATGCTGTCAATGGGATTAAAGCTATATGACAAACAAGAAAATATCAATATTATCTATACAAGCGATATCGGCAAGCATGAAGAGGCTGCATTTGATACACATATGGATGAAAACACGAAGGCTCTCTTCCATGATATATCATTTATAAAGACACCAGTTCATTCTTACATAGAGGATGTCATTGCCTACTATACAGGCAAAATAGAGCTTCAAGCAATATACGGCATGCATTATGCTGATGATATCGACATAACTAAAACAGAAGATCAATACGGCATTCAGATAGTACGTACTAATCAACCTATAGTGTTCAAGAAATAA
- a CDS encoding GNAT family N-acetyltransferase, giving the protein MIYGEQIYIRSFKAIDAAALLQFQINNKDFFEKYAMERASDYYTINKQIELINDWSNAWKDDTHYQFGIFLKETEQLVGTLSLFQVLRGSLQSAFIGYFIDLSHNGKGYGTVAVKLAVDYAFNSLHLHRIEAGVMPHNIGSIKVLEKSGFHKEGIARKNVKIHGKWEDHQVLAILNPHDL; this is encoded by the coding sequence ATGATTTATGGTGAACAAATATATATCAGATCTTTTAAGGCAATTGATGCAGCAGCACTGCTCCAGTTTCAAATCAACAATAAAGATTTCTTTGAAAAATATGCAATGGAGCGAGCGTCAGACTATTATACTATAAACAAACAAATAGAACTGATTAATGACTGGAGCAATGCTTGGAAGGATGATACTCACTATCAGTTTGGTATTTTTTTAAAAGAAACAGAGCAGCTTGTCGGTACACTTAGTTTGTTTCAGGTGCTTAGAGGCTCACTGCAGAGTGCCTTTATTGGCTACTTTATAGATTTGTCACATAATGGCAAAGGTTATGGTACAGTTGCAGTCAAGCTTGCTGTCGATTACGCCTTTAATAGCCTCCATCTTCACCGTATCGAAGCAGGCGTAATGCCTCATAATATTGGTTCGATTAAAGTATTAGAGAAATCGGGCTTTCACAAAGAAGGGATAGCCCGGAAAAATGTCAAAATCCATGGTAAATGGGAGGATCATCAAGTCCTTGCCATTCTTAATCCACATGATTTATAG
- the fni gene encoding type 2 isopentenyl-diphosphate Delta-isomerase, with translation MSENKRQKRKEEHIELALQSEHALTSDFDELTFIHRSLPEAAIQDIDLSTSIGPLELEFPLYINAMTGGSTKSEVINAALAKAANVAGIPMAVGSQHAGIRNAELANSYKIVRANNPNGLIFANVGADVPLEFARKAIDMLEADALQVHLNVPQELVMPEGERDFSGMLSKLEKLVSKLSVPLIVKETGFGMSLETIEQLKGIGINYIDIGGRGGTNFVHIENERRSKKDFSYLKDWGHSAVISLLEAKSVSEGLTIMASGGIRNPLDAAKCLSLGANAAGIAGPFLKILHEFGTEGLIEELEEWKQHLQTIFLLLGVKSIHDLQKCPIVLVGKVKDWCEVRGIDILALARRTIQ, from the coding sequence ATGAGTGAGAATAAAAGACAAAAACGAAAAGAAGAGCATATTGAGTTAGCATTGCAATCAGAACACGCATTGACCTCCGACTTTGATGAGTTGACCTTTATTCATCGGTCATTACCTGAAGCGGCCATACAGGATATTGATTTGAGTACAAGCATTGGTCCTCTTGAGTTGGAGTTTCCATTATATATTAATGCGATGACAGGCGGCAGCACTAAATCGGAAGTAATTAATGCTGCTCTTGCAAAAGCTGCAAATGTAGCAGGGATACCAATGGCAGTTGGATCACAGCATGCAGGCATAAGAAATGCCGAGCTTGCTAATTCATATAAGATTGTTCGTGCAAACAATCCAAACGGTCTAATTTTTGCGAATGTTGGTGCAGATGTACCGCTAGAATTTGCTCGAAAAGCAATTGACATGCTTGAGGCTGATGCATTACAGGTTCATCTTAATGTACCGCAGGAGCTCGTCATGCCAGAAGGCGAAAGAGATTTCAGTGGAATGCTCTCAAAGCTGGAAAAGCTAGTTTCAAAACTATCTGTGCCGCTGATTGTGAAAGAAACAGGATTTGGTATGAGTCTGGAAACAATCGAGCAATTAAAAGGTATTGGAATTAATTATATAGATATAGGCGGAAGAGGCGGTACCAATTTTGTTCATATTGAAAATGAACGGAGAAGCAAAAAAGACTTTTCTTATTTAAAGGATTGGGGCCATTCAGCGGTTATTTCGCTTTTAGAGGCAAAGTCAGTTTCAGAGGGTCTGACAATTATGGCTTCGGGGGGCATTAGGAACCCACTTGATGCTGCAAAATGCTTGTCGTTAGGCGCAAATGCAGCAGGTATCGCCGGTCCATTTTTAAAGATTCTCCATGAATTCGGAACAGAAGGTCTGATAGAGGAATTAGAAGAGTGGAAACAGCATTTACAGACGATCTTTCTGCTGCTTGGTGTGAAATCTATTCATGACTTGCAAAAATGTCCAATTGTTTTAGTGGGAAAGGTTAAGGATTGGTGTGAAGTAAGAGGAATAGACATACTGGCACTAGCAAGACGAACGATACAATAA
- a CDS encoding glycoside hydrolase family 25 protein: MGGTNKESTYITWVLWLLGIILAGAFTLFFLWRQGIWIPNAFRADDYAVKGIDVSAYQGEINWSKIEDQNMKFAFLKATEGSSFVDERFAYNWDEAHKTALRVGAYHFFSYDSSGKTQAENFIRTVPKEVNALPPVIDVEFYGDKEKNLPVRSDVEKELRTMIDMLNKHYGKRIIIYTTQKAYDLYIKNGFKESDIWIRDVFTDPSLPDRRNWVFWQYTDKERLEGYNGEEKFIDVNVFHRSLAEFEAYGK; the protein is encoded by the coding sequence ATGGGAGGAACTAATAAAGAAAGCACATATATAACGTGGGTTTTATGGCTGTTAGGAATAATTTTAGCTGGTGCGTTCACGCTTTTCTTTTTATGGAGACAAGGAATCTGGATACCGAATGCCTTTCGTGCAGATGATTATGCTGTAAAAGGGATTGATGTATCTGCTTACCAAGGAGAAATCAACTGGTCGAAAATCGAGGATCAAAATATGAAATTTGCTTTTTTGAAAGCGACAGAAGGGAGCTCTTTTGTTGATGAGAGGTTCGCATACAATTGGGATGAAGCACATAAAACAGCGCTGAGGGTTGGTGCATACCACTTTTTCAGCTATGACAGCAGCGGCAAAACTCAAGCGGAAAATTTCATCCGCACGGTCCCTAAAGAAGTAAATGCCCTTCCACCTGTTATTGATGTCGAATTTTATGGCGATAAAGAAAAAAATCTCCCTGTGCGAAGCGACGTAGAAAAAGAGCTAAGAACAATGATTGACATGCTTAATAAGCATTATGGAAAAAGAATCATTATATACACAACACAAAAGGCGTATGATTTATACATAAAAAATGGGTTTAAAGAAAGTGACATTTGGATTCGTGATGTTTTCACAGATCCTTCGCTTCCAGACAGGCGAAACTGGGTCTTTTGGCAATACACGGATAAAGAAAGACTCGAAGGATATAATGGCGAGGAAAAATTCATAGATGTAAATGTGTTTCATCGAAGTTTAGCAGAGTTTGAGGCATATGGAAAATAA
- the wrbA gene encoding NAD(P)H:quinone oxidoreductase translates to MTVKLAIVYYSSTGTNYLLAQWAAEGAKESGADVTIYRVEETVPQSVIEGNPAWKAHVEETKDIPVITPDDIVNADAIIFSTPTRFGNVAAQMKQFLDTTGGIWFNGKTVNKVVSAMTSAQNPHGGQEATILSLYTTMYHWGAIVVTPGYTDQSLYAAGGNPYGTSVSVDQNNEIVGDKEVYKKAVQHQAKRVVTVADWVKKGNQ, encoded by the coding sequence ATGACAGTTAAATTGGCCATCGTTTATTACAGTTCAACAGGGACTAATTATCTGCTTGCACAGTGGGCTGCTGAAGGAGCAAAAGAAAGCGGCGCAGATGTTACCATTTATCGTGTAGAAGAAACAGTACCACAAAGCGTCATTGAAGGAAATCCAGCATGGAAAGCCCATGTGGAGGAAACAAAAGATATCCCAGTTATCACACCAGATGATATTGTTAACGCTGATGCAATCATTTTTAGTACACCGACTCGCTTTGGAAATGTGGCTGCCCAGATGAAGCAGTTTTTAGATACCACAGGCGGAATTTGGTTTAATGGCAAGACAGTTAATAAAGTGGTAAGTGCAATGACATCTGCTCAAAATCCACATGGCGGCCAAGAAGCAACGATTTTAAGCCTATATACAACCATGTACCACTGGGGTGCCATTGTTGTTACACCAGGATATACCGATCAATCCCTTTATGCTGCAGGCGGCAATCCATATGGAACAAGCGTTTCAGTTGACCAAAACAACGAAATCGTCGGCGATAAAGAAGTCTACAAAAAAGCCGTTCAGCATCAGGCAAAACGAGTTGTTACTGTTGCCGATTGGGTGAAAAAAGGCAATCAATAA
- a CDS encoding aldehyde dehydrogenase family protein, whose product MERFVELNKSFIDGVWTEGKTGRTFEDKNPYDQSTITVFSIATVDQLHGAFSSAKTAQKEWAKTTPTERLAILKKASEFLKNNREEIVAIISQETGGSNIKANVELDLTLAYLDASFDLVDKIDQSRDMSEKDGKKNYVYRLPLGVITSISPFNFPMNLSMRTIAPALALGNAVVHKPDLQTGLAGGSIIARAFEVAGLPKGVLQVIQSDLQELGDEMLTSKDSGLISFTGSTPVGKHIGELAGKMLKRVALELGGNNPFIVLADADVDRAVDAAIFGKFIHQGQICMIINRMIIHKDVYDEFVEKFIARVKSVPYGDPKDPKTIIGPLINERQADKAMSFIEEAKAEGCKLALEGKRIGNLLTPFVFVDVDNRSKLAQTELFAPISTIIKADSDEHAIELANDTEYGLSSAIFTNDLDKGRTLGLAVESGMTHINDQTVNDSPTVPFGGTKASGMGRFGNDWIVEEFTITKWISVQTNFRKYPF is encoded by the coding sequence ATGGAACGCTTTGTAGAGCTGAATAAGAGTTTTATTGATGGTGTCTGGACGGAAGGGAAAACAGGCAGAACTTTTGAAGACAAAAATCCTTATGACCAGTCAACGATAACTGTTTTCAGTATTGCGACTGTCGATCAGCTTCATGGAGCTTTTTCATCCGCCAAAACAGCACAAAAGGAATGGGCGAAAACAACGCCCACAGAAAGGCTTGCTATATTGAAAAAGGCAAGTGAATTTTTAAAGAACAACAGAGAGGAAATTGTCGCCATTATTTCACAGGAAACAGGCGGCAGTAATATAAAAGCAAATGTGGAGCTTGACCTGACCCTTGCTTATTTGGATGCTTCCTTCGACCTTGTTGATAAAATTGACCAAAGCCGAGATATGTCAGAAAAGGATGGAAAGAAAAACTATGTGTACCGCCTGCCGCTAGGTGTTATTACATCCATCTCTCCATTTAACTTCCCAATGAACTTATCTATGCGAACAATTGCCCCTGCTTTAGCACTTGGCAATGCTGTTGTACATAAACCGGATTTGCAGACAGGGCTTGCCGGGGGTTCTATAATTGCGAGAGCATTTGAGGTTGCAGGACTTCCAAAAGGTGTGCTCCAAGTAATTCAATCAGACCTGCAGGAGCTTGGGGATGAAATGCTGACAAGCAAAGATTCTGGTCTTATTAGCTTTACTGGGTCCACACCTGTCGGCAAGCATATCGGCGAATTAGCAGGCAAAATGCTGAAGCGAGTGGCACTTGAGCTTGGGGGCAATAACCCATTCATTGTATTGGCAGATGCAGATGTAGACCGTGCTGTTGATGCAGCAATCTTTGGGAAATTCATCCACCAAGGACAAATATGCATGATTATTAATCGGATGATTATTCACAAGGATGTGTATGATGAATTTGTTGAAAAGTTCATCGCAAGGGTTAAGAGTGTACCATACGGAGACCCAAAGGATCCGAAAACAATCATTGGTCCTCTTATTAATGAAAGACAAGCAGATAAAGCCATGTCCTTCATTGAGGAAGCAAAAGCAGAAGGCTGTAAATTGGCCCTTGAAGGCAAAAGGATTGGAAATTTATTAACACCATTTGTGTTTGTTGATGTAGATAATAGAAGTAAGCTGGCACAAACGGAGTTATTTGCACCTATCTCGACAATTATTAAAGCAGATTCAGATGAGCATGCAATTGAACTCGCAAACGACACAGAATATGGATTAAGCTCTGCTATCTTCACAAATGATCTTGATAAGGGCCGAACACTTGGATTAGCAGTAGAAAGTGGCATGACACATATAAACGACCAGACTGTAAACGATAGTCCAACCGTTCCCTTTGGTGGAACTAAAGCAAGTGGTATGGGCCGATTCGGCAATGACTGGATTGTCGAAGAATTTACGATTACGAAATGGATTTCTGTGCAAACGAATTTCCGCAAGTACCCATTTTAA
- a CDS encoding MarR family winged helix-turn-helix transcriptional regulator produces the protein MKEAPLGRLISVIHRQNQKYLLKAFKNYNIGNGGQYAFLKWIIQSPGINQDELTSKLKYDKATTARSVSQLEKAGYIRKETSESDRRANELFPTEKAIQVYPHIQFVLDELNKELTKNLTDDERKQLISLLKKIDNVL, from the coding sequence TTGAAGGAAGCTCCTTTAGGCAGACTGATTTCTGTCATCCATAGACAAAATCAAAAATATTTATTAAAGGCGTTCAAAAATTATAACATCGGCAATGGTGGACAATATGCCTTTTTAAAATGGATTATTCAAAGTCCTGGAATCAATCAGGATGAGCTTACATCTAAATTAAAATATGATAAAGCAACAACAGCCCGTTCTGTCAGCCAGCTCGAAAAGGCAGGTTATATTCGGAAAGAAACCTCTGAAAGCGATCGCAGAGCTAACGAGCTATTTCCAACAGAAAAAGCGATTCAAGTATATCCCCATATTCAATTTGTTTTAGATGAATTAAACAAAGAGCTTACGAAAAATCTGACAGACGATGAAAGAAAACAATTAATTTCGTTATTAAAAAAGATTGATAACGTATTATAA
- a CDS encoding MFS transporter — protein MKNGQHGINGHEKRWTILIILNLFTFMSTLDGSIVNVALPTVSKELALPLAQSQWIVSSYLMMICTAILFFGKLGDIFGKIKIFKLGSIIFIIGSFLCGFSDSLMLLILSRVVQAIGAAMTMANNQGIVTEVFPPKERGKALGLIGTFVSLGSIAGPSLGGIILSSLGWEYIFWLNVPIGIIAIIIAWKLLPKDTTVTKVKIDVSGSILFALAVLFLFSSLLLGQQYGYSNIYILMSVVLGVILFVFFILVERKAENPMLSFSLFKNSLFSISILCGFLVFVANFCFNILAPFYTQDILGLSPLHAGYILMLFPIAMAIIAPISGALSDKIGGQIITFVGLILMIVAQIGLTFLHEGSTIITLSCLIVLLGISTGLFQSPNNSLVMSTVDRKQLGIAGSINSLVRNLGMVVGISVATSTLFSVMSIQAGYRVTALIPDRPDIFLAGMHVVFIGSSILCFIGAILTGVRLYSSRKSLKEREKTA, from the coding sequence TTGAAAAATGGTCAGCATGGCATTAATGGTCATGAAAAACGCTGGACTATTTTAATTATTTTAAACTTATTTACGTTTATGTCGACATTAGACGGCAGTATCGTCAATGTTGCTCTTCCAACAGTCTCAAAAGAGCTTGCATTGCCGCTCGCACAATCTCAATGGATTGTCAGCAGTTATTTAATGATGATATGTACAGCGATATTGTTCTTTGGAAAGCTAGGAGATATTTTTGGCAAAATTAAAATTTTCAAGCTTGGTTCGATTATTTTCATCATAGGTTCGTTTTTGTGCGGATTTAGTGATTCTCTTATGCTTTTAATTCTTTCTCGTGTTGTACAGGCAATCGGTGCTGCTATGACGATGGCGAACAACCAAGGAATTGTCACAGAAGTTTTTCCGCCAAAGGAAAGGGGAAAAGCGCTTGGATTAATTGGCACATTTGTTTCATTAGGAAGTATTGCTGGACCTAGTCTTGGCGGTATTATTCTTTCAAGCCTTGGCTGGGAATACATATTCTGGCTGAACGTGCCGATTGGCATTATTGCCATCATAATTGCCTGGAAGTTGCTGCCGAAAGATACAACAGTAACAAAAGTGAAAATCGATGTTTCAGGAAGTATCTTGTTTGCCTTGGCAGTATTGTTTCTGTTTTCAAGTCTGTTGTTAGGACAGCAATACGGCTATTCTAATATTTATATCCTGATGTCTGTTGTTTTAGGGGTTATTCTATTTGTCTTCTTCATACTTGTAGAACGGAAGGCAGAAAATCCAATGCTCTCATTTTCCCTTTTTAAAAATTCACTTTTCTCGATTAGTATTTTATGTGGATTTTTAGTATTTGTCGCCAATTTTTGCTTCAACATTCTGGCACCATTTTACACTCAGGACATTTTAGGATTATCGCCGCTTCATGCAGGCTATATCCTCATGCTGTTTCCAATTGCAATGGCAATTATTGCACCGATTAGTGGAGCGCTTTCTGATAAGATTGGCGGACAGATCATTACCTTTGTTGGATTAATCTTAATGATTGTGGCACAAATTGGCTTAACATTTCTTCATGAAGGCAGCACAATCATTACATTATCATGTTTAATCGTGCTGCTTGGGATAAGCACAGGCTTGTTCCAATCTCCTAATAATTCATTAGTAATGTCGACAGTTGACCGTAAACAGCTGGGAATTGCCGGAAGCATTAATTCTCTAGTCAGAAATTTAGGAATGGTTGTTGGTATTTCTGTGGCGACGAGCACGTTATTTTCTGTTATGAGCATCCAGGCAGGTTATCGTGTGACAGCATTGATACCAGACAGACCGGATATTTTCCTAGCAGGTATGCATGTCGTCTTTATTGGCTCAAGCATTCTGTGCTTTATCGGGGCCATACTAACGGGTGTGCGCCTGTATTCGTCAAGAAAATCACTGAAAGAAAGAGAAAAAACTGCATAA
- a CDS encoding sensor histidine kinase, translated as MKKLWKALLHIGGFALIFLIIILASLLVFSFTSWLFTHYSWSISLVWKQVINTLLVILSVMLGITCISRIKGVQNRQRKFFSPMIYAFEQMAQGNFNIDLSFYGQQVQRNHPYHGIIESMQHMATELGEMEQMRQEFISNVSHEIQSPLTSIIGFAEALNNEDLTKKEKNHYLQIIKTESLRLSKLSENLLKLTSLESEKTPFEPKQYRLDRQIRRVILACEPQWTAKCIDTQIELENISIHADEDLLEQVWINLIHNSIKFTPENGNIIVTLLKENDSAIVTIKDTGIGMTEAVQARIFERFYKADISRNRQNGGSGLGLSITKKILEMHKGKITVKSEINKGTAFTIKLPLQ; from the coding sequence ATGAAGAAGTTGTGGAAAGCATTACTACATATCGGTGGTTTCGCTTTAATTTTCCTAATTATTATTCTTGCCTCCTTATTAGTCTTTTCCTTCACCTCCTGGTTATTTACTCATTATAGCTGGTCGATTTCTCTAGTGTGGAAACAAGTAATTAATACGTTGCTTGTTATTTTATCCGTCATGCTCGGAATTACTTGCATTAGCCGTATTAAGGGGGTCCAAAACAGACAGCGCAAGTTTTTCTCCCCTATGATTTATGCATTTGAACAGATGGCACAAGGGAATTTTAATATAGATTTGTCTTTTTACGGTCAACAAGTACAACGAAACCATCCCTATCACGGCATAATTGAGAGCATGCAGCATATGGCAACAGAATTAGGAGAAATGGAGCAAATGCGTCAGGAATTCATTTCAAATGTTTCCCATGAAATCCAGTCACCGCTTACCTCTATTATCGGCTTTGCTGAAGCATTAAATAATGAAGATTTAACAAAAAAGGAAAAAAATCATTATCTGCAAATTATAAAAACAGAAAGCTTGCGGCTCTCCAAGTTAAGTGAAAATCTCTTAAAGCTAACATCATTAGAATCAGAAAAAACGCCGTTTGAGCCTAAACAATATCGTCTTGACCGTCAGATTCGGCGGGTAATCCTTGCATGTGAACCACAATGGACCGCAAAATGCATTGATACTCAAATTGAATTAGAAAATATCTCGATTCATGCAGATGAGGATTTACTAGAGCAGGTATGGATAAATCTTATTCATAACAGTATTAAATTCACCCCTGAAAATGGGAATATAATAGTAACGCTGCTGAAGGAAAATGACAGTGCGATTGTAACGATTAAAGATACTGGTATCGGTATGACAGAAGCTGTTCAAGCGAGAATTTTCGAACGCTTCTATAAAGCAGACATATCACGAAACAGACAAAACGGCGGCAGCGGATTAGGATTATCCATCACCAAAAAAATTCTCGAAATGCATAAAGGAAAAATAACCGTGAAAAGTGAAATAAATAAGGGAACTGCCTTCACAATCAAGCTTCCCTTACAATAA
- a CDS encoding response regulator transcription factor: MLTRIMVVDDDPYIRELLEVFLSKEGWEVLSASDGKKALTLLDTEKVDLVILDIMMPNMDGWSVCKEIRKYYPEELPILMLTAKGETAQKVKGFELGTDDYLVKPFDPPELTARVKTLLKRYKIVASQKLQIGEVILDRKTFEVWMDNKSCTLPLKEFELLFKLASQPGKTYSRDELIEDIWGFDYEGDERTVDVHIKRLRARFLEDKHQFKISTIRGLGYRLELI; the protein is encoded by the coding sequence ATGTTAACAAGAATAATGGTCGTAGATGATGACCCATATATAAGAGAATTATTAGAGGTGTTTCTAAGCAAGGAGGGCTGGGAAGTTCTCAGTGCTTCTGATGGCAAGAAAGCTTTAACACTCCTTGATACAGAAAAGGTTGATTTAGTGATTTTGGATATTATGATGCCAAATATGGATGGCTGGTCTGTTTGCAAGGAAATTCGCAAATATTATCCAGAGGAATTACCAATCCTTATGCTGACAGCAAAAGGAGAAACAGCTCAAAAAGTGAAGGGCTTTGAGCTAGGTACAGATGATTACTTAGTGAAGCCCTTTGATCCACCTGAGCTAACTGCAAGGGTTAAAACACTATTAAAACGTTATAAAATCGTCGCCTCACAAAAATTACAAATTGGTGAAGTTATCCTTGATCGTAAAACCTTTGAAGTTTGGATGGATAATAAATCCTGCACGCTGCCTTTAAAGGAATTTGAGCTTCTTTTTAAGCTGGCATCGCAGCCAGGCAAAACGTATTCACGTGATGAGCTGATTGAGGACATTTGGGGCTTTGATTATGAGGGGGATGAAAGAACAGTTGATGTTCATATTAAAAGATTAAGAGCAAGATTTTTAGAGGATAAACATCAATTCAAAATTAGCACGATACGAGGATTAGGCTATCGTCTGGAGTTAATATGA